A single region of the Thermoflexus sp. genome encodes:
- the folE gene encoding GTP cyclohydrolase I FolE, whose amino-acid sequence MEPQGWIAKAEPIAPPPDPIQLARVIRELLMALGEDPEREGLRRTPARVAEMLQEVLAGYWMDPVALINGAIFEVEDNDLVLVRDIEFYSMCEHHLLPFYGRVHVAYIPNGRIIGLSKIPRVVELFARRLQVQERMTRQIADFLEAVLHPQGVAVVVEAAHLCAMMRGVRKSHARMVTQALTGVFRTDPRHRSELLAHLRRPPEKII is encoded by the coding sequence ATGGAGCCTCAGGGATGGATCGCGAAAGCGGAACCGATCGCTCCGCCTCCAGATCCCATCCAGCTGGCCCGGGTGATCCGGGAGCTGCTGATGGCCCTGGGGGAGGACCCCGAGCGGGAGGGCCTGCGACGCACCCCCGCGCGGGTGGCGGAGATGCTTCAGGAAGTGCTGGCCGGTTACTGGATGGATCCGGTGGCTCTGATCAACGGGGCGATCTTTGAGGTCGAAGACAACGACCTGGTCCTGGTGCGGGATATCGAGTTTTATAGCATGTGCGAGCATCACCTCCTGCCGTTTTACGGACGGGTCCATGTGGCTTATATTCCCAACGGCCGCATCATCGGCCTCTCCAAGATCCCGCGGGTGGTGGAGCTCTTCGCCCGCCGCCTCCAGGTTCAGGAGCGGATGACCCGGCAGATCGCGGATTTCCTGGAGGCGGTGCTGCATCCCCAGGGGGTGGCTGTCGTGGTGGAGGCGGCGCACCTGTGCGCGATGATGCGCGGGGTTCGCAAATCCCATGCCCGCATGGTCACCCAGGCGCTCACAGGGGTCTTCCGCACCGATCCCCGACACCGGAGCGAGCTGCTGGCCCACCTCCGGAGGCCACCGGAGAAAATCATATAA
- the rbfA gene encoding 30S ribosome-binding factor RbfA, with protein MGARRQRRIGELLREELSALIAELKDPRVSGVTVTAVEPAPDLTIAKVYVTAWPTDPARREEVLAGLEHAKGYLKHELAGRVILRRIPDLVFKWDDTFDRADRIERLLSKLHEKEQPLDES; from the coding sequence ATGGGAGCACGTCGTCAGCGACGCATCGGGGAATTGCTCCGCGAAGAATTGAGCGCCCTCATCGCCGAATTGAAGGATCCGCGGGTCAGCGGGGTGACGGTGACCGCGGTGGAGCCGGCGCCGGATCTCACCATCGCGAAGGTTTATGTAACGGCGTGGCCCACGGATCCCGCGCGGCGGGAGGAGGTGCTGGCGGGGCTGGAGCATGCCAAAGGTTATCTAAAGCACGAGCTGGCCGGGCGGGTGATCCTGCGCCGCATCCCGGATCTTGTCTTTAAATGGGATGATACCTTCGATCGGGCGGACCGGATCGAGCGATTGCTGTCCAAGCTCCATGAAAAGGAGCAGCCGCTGGATGAGTCGTGA
- a CDS encoding type II toxin-antitoxin system HicB family antitoxin has translation MRFKVMLEPSEEGGYTAYVPSLPGCISEGETIEEALKNIQEAIELYLEPVEDELIPLLTETTLVRELEL, from the coding sequence ATGCGATTCAAGGTGATGCTGGAGCCCAGCGAGGAAGGCGGTTATACCGCTTATGTTCCCTCGTTGCCCGGTTGCATCAGTGAAGGGGAGACCATCGAGGAGGCGCTGAAGAACATTCAGGAGGCGATCGAGCTGTATCTGGAGCCGGTGGAGGATGAGCTCATCCCGCTGCTGACGGAGACGACACTGGTGCGGGAGCTGGAGTTGTGA
- a CDS encoding cytochrome c maturation protein CcmE, translating to MRARFWVGGGLLVIALGLLIVNGLRSASQYYLTVSELKARAESLQGRPIRLSGIVDGGTIRYDPETLHIEFGLVDRVADIGKAPPLKVVYKGVKPDLLQNEAQAIVEGTLGPDGVFYARNLLLKCPTRYEEEAAAGGSR from the coding sequence ATGCGCGCCCGGTTCTGGGTCGGGGGAGGGTTGCTGGTCATCGCCCTGGGATTGCTGATCGTCAACGGGCTCCGGAGCGCCTCCCAGTATTACCTGACGGTTTCGGAGCTGAAAGCCCGGGCGGAGAGCCTCCAGGGCCGCCCGATCCGCCTTTCGGGGATCGTGGACGGCGGGACCATCCGCTACGATCCGGAGACCCTCCATATCGAGTTCGGTCTCGTGGATCGGGTGGCGGATATCGGGAAGGCCCCGCCGCTCAAGGTGGTCTATAAAGGCGTGAAGCCGGACCTTCTGCAGAACGAGGCGCAGGCCATTGTGGAGGGCACCCTGGGGCCGGATGGGGTGTTCTATGCCCGGAATCTCCTCCTCAAATGCCCCACCCGATATGAGGAGGAGGCGGCAGCTGGAGGCTCGCGGTAG
- a CDS encoding heme lyase CcmF/NrfE family subunit, producing MSLLGEGLLDLAWGLGLIGTLAAFYGGWRREARWVEVARRIGQVMAPLLTLMVLALEIALLTDDFRLVYVTQVSRQTQPLFLKITALWGGQNGSLLFWSWLMSLFLFAAMARADRFPPDMLPYMTGILLLTQTFFLLLNRFFANPFEMFPVPPADGRGLNPLLRHPGMIAHPPLLYLGFVGFTVPYAIVMAALMAGRRDESWLRLLRRWTLVAWLFLSLGLLVGARWAYDVLGWGGYWGWDPVENAALLPWLTGTAFLHSVMVQERRGMLKVWTSLLIILTYALVILGTFITRTGVIASVHAFARSAIGVPFLIYVGMVLVGSLTLLAARWDLLRAENRVESWLSRETFFLLNNWLFLGIAFAVFWGTFYPMFSELLFNEKLTVGPPYYNRVTGPLFGALYLLMGVIPFIRWRRTPGASLRLSVGSSLLMALGVVVLAAIAGIRPPWALLGFGLCAFAGWGTLLDSALSVGARRRATGEPWLVALVRLVARNPRRYGGYLVHLGVVLIGIGVIGSQFDQQETQRTMGLGDSLAFGGYRLVYHGIRQYTPATEPDVVVTEAWVRVYDRSGRLLTDLYPYVLQYDTGESLTPPALRATLKEDLYLLLSGWMEGGNRATFKVFINPLVSWIWIGGIVLILGTLVAVWPRPALAPALGEIRPPLQKKPAPIS from the coding sequence ATGAGTCTTCTTGGGGAAGGGTTGCTGGATCTGGCCTGGGGTCTGGGCCTGATCGGGACGCTGGCGGCGTTTTATGGGGGATGGCGGCGGGAGGCCCGATGGGTGGAGGTGGCCCGGCGCATCGGACAGGTGATGGCGCCGTTGCTCACCCTCATGGTGCTGGCCCTGGAGATCGCCCTCCTCACCGATGACTTCCGTCTGGTCTATGTGACCCAGGTCTCCCGTCAGACCCAGCCGCTCTTCCTGAAGATCACCGCCCTGTGGGGCGGCCAGAACGGCTCCCTGCTCTTCTGGTCCTGGCTGATGAGCCTCTTCCTCTTCGCCGCCATGGCCCGCGCCGATCGCTTCCCCCCCGATATGCTCCCCTATATGACCGGGATCCTGTTGCTCACCCAGACGTTTTTCCTCCTCCTGAATCGTTTCTTCGCCAATCCCTTCGAGATGTTCCCCGTGCCGCCGGCGGATGGGCGGGGGCTGAATCCCCTGCTTCGCCACCCGGGGATGATCGCCCATCCCCCCTTGCTCTATCTGGGGTTTGTGGGTTTCACAGTCCCTTATGCGATCGTGATGGCGGCTCTGATGGCCGGCCGGCGGGATGAGAGCTGGCTGCGCCTCCTGCGGCGGTGGACCCTGGTGGCGTGGCTGTTCCTGAGCCTGGGCCTCCTGGTGGGGGCTCGCTGGGCTTATGATGTGCTGGGCTGGGGCGGTTACTGGGGATGGGATCCGGTGGAGAACGCGGCCCTGCTCCCCTGGCTGACGGGCACGGCCTTTCTGCATTCCGTGATGGTTCAGGAGCGCCGGGGCATGTTGAAGGTGTGGACCTCGTTGCTGATCATCCTCACCTATGCCCTGGTGATCCTGGGGACGTTCATCACGCGCACCGGGGTGATCGCCTCGGTGCACGCCTTCGCCCGTTCTGCGATCGGAGTGCCCTTCCTGATCTACGTCGGGATGGTGCTGGTGGGCTCCCTGACGCTGCTGGCCGCGCGCTGGGATCTATTGCGGGCGGAGAACCGGGTGGAATCCTGGCTGTCGCGGGAGACCTTCTTCCTGCTCAACAACTGGCTCTTTCTGGGGATCGCCTTCGCCGTCTTCTGGGGCACGTTCTATCCGATGTTCTCCGAGCTGTTGTTCAATGAGAAGCTGACCGTTGGTCCCCCTTACTACAATCGGGTCACCGGCCCCCTGTTCGGGGCCCTCTACCTGCTGATGGGCGTGATCCCCTTCATCCGCTGGCGGCGGACCCCGGGGGCGTCGCTGCGCCTTTCGGTGGGCTCCTCGCTGCTCATGGCCCTGGGCGTGGTCGTCCTCGCCGCCATCGCGGGGATCCGACCGCCCTGGGCGCTCCTCGGATTCGGCCTGTGCGCCTTCGCCGGGTGGGGGACCTTGCTGGATTCCGCGCTGAGCGTGGGGGCACGGCGGCGGGCGACGGGCGAGCCGTGGCTGGTGGCGCTGGTCCGTCTGGTGGCGCGCAACCCGCGGCGGTATGGCGGGTATCTGGTTCATCTCGGCGTGGTCCTGATCGGCATCGGGGTGATCGGCTCCCAGTTCGATCAGCAGGAAACCCAGCGGACCATGGGGCTGGGCGATTCCCTGGCCTTCGGCGGCTATCGGCTGGTCTACCATGGGATCCGACAATACACGCCGGCGACCGAGCCGGATGTGGTGGTCACCGAGGCCTGGGTTCGGGTGTATGACCGCTCCGGCCGTCTGCTAACGGATTTATATCCCTATGTGCTGCAATACGACACAGGGGAAAGCCTGACGCCGCCGGCCCTGCGGGCGACGTTGAAGGAGGATCTCTACCTGCTGCTGAGCGGGTGGATGGAGGGCGGCAACCGGGCGACGTTCAAGGTGTTCATCAATCCGCTGGTCTCATGGATCTGGATCGGGGGGATCGTGCTGATCCTGGGAACGCTGGTGGCCGTGTGGCCCCGGCCCGCCCTGGCTCCAGCTCTGGGCGAGATCCGCCCGCCGCTGCAAAAGAAGCCGGCCCCGATCTCATAA
- a CDS encoding ABC transporter ATP-binding protein, with translation MASVAFENVTKQFGNVVAVKDLTLYIPDGEFLVLVGPSGCGKTTTLRLLAGLEEVTRGRIYIGDRDVTEIPPKDRNIAMVFQSYALYPHMNVYDNIAFGLRMRKVPKAEIERRVREAARMLEIEHLLDRKPRQLSGGQRQRVAVARAIVRDPAVFLFDEPLSNLDAKLRVQTRAELIKLHQRLGTTFVYVTHDQVEAMTMGTRIAVMKDGVLQQVDTPQNLYERPDNLFVAGFIGSPPMNFFEAHLVPEGDALWVDTGSFRVPVPPDRVAVYRPYAGRRVIFGLRPEHIYDPEFAPPIKHPAGVQARVDVRELIGSEVHLHLVADRQTFVARVDPRTRALVGNTIRVLFDMDRMHLFDAETERAIR, from the coding sequence ATGGCGAGCGTCGCGTTTGAGAACGTCACCAAGCAGTTCGGAAATGTCGTGGCCGTGAAGGACCTCACCCTGTATATCCCGGATGGGGAGTTCCTGGTGCTGGTTGGCCCCTCAGGATGCGGCAAGACCACCACCCTGCGCCTCCTCGCAGGCCTGGAGGAGGTCACCCGGGGGCGGATCTACATCGGGGACCGGGATGTGACGGAGATCCCCCCCAAGGACCGCAATATCGCGATGGTCTTTCAATCCTACGCCCTCTACCCCCACATGAACGTCTACGACAACATCGCCTTCGGCCTGCGCATGCGCAAGGTCCCCAAAGCGGAAATCGAGCGCCGGGTGCGGGAGGCCGCCCGGATGCTGGAGATCGAGCATCTACTGGACCGCAAGCCGCGGCAGCTATCAGGCGGCCAGCGCCAGCGGGTGGCCGTGGCCCGGGCCATCGTGCGCGATCCGGCCGTCTTCCTGTTCGATGAGCCGCTCTCCAACCTGGATGCGAAGCTGCGGGTGCAGACGCGGGCAGAGCTGATCAAGCTGCATCAGCGGCTGGGGACGACCTTCGTCTACGTGACCCACGACCAAGTCGAGGCGATGACCATGGGCACCCGCATCGCCGTGATGAAGGATGGGGTGCTCCAGCAGGTCGATACGCCCCAGAACCTCTACGAGCGGCCCGACAACCTCTTCGTGGCGGGGTTCATCGGCTCACCACCGATGAATTTCTTCGAAGCCCACCTGGTGCCAGAGGGGGATGCCCTCTGGGTGGACACTGGCTCCTTCCGCGTGCCGGTTCCCCCCGATCGAGTCGCTGTGTATCGCCCGTATGCGGGGCGACGGGTGATCTTCGGCCTGCGGCCCGAACACATCTATGACCCCGAATTCGCCCCGCCCATTAAACACCCCGCCGGGGTGCAGGCACGGGTCGATGTGCGGGAGCTGATAGGCAGCGAGGTTCACCTCCATCTGGTGGCGGATCGTCAGACCTTCGTCGCGCGAGTGGATCCGCGGACCCGGGCGCTGGTGGGGAACACCATCCGTGTGCTCTTCGATATGGATCGCATGCACCTCTTCGACGCGGAAACGGAGCGGGCGATCCGCTGA
- a CDS encoding nucleotidyltransferase domain-containing protein, with translation MPARVPSSEERVRERRAALEAELTRFLEFLRANYAPQRVILFGSLAQGELRPDSDLDLIVVMPSSRPFLDRIGELLERFRPRVGMDLLVYTPEEFEEIRTRPFFQEEVLARGVVIYESPS, from the coding sequence ATGCCCGCTCGGGTGCCTTCATCGGAGGAGAGGGTTCGGGAGAGGCGGGCGGCTCTGGAGGCCGAGCTGACCCGATTTCTGGAGTTCCTGCGCGCGAATTATGCCCCGCAGCGGGTGATCTTGTTCGGCTCCCTGGCCCAGGGGGAATTGCGCCCGGACTCCGATCTGGATCTGATTGTGGTGATGCCCTCCTCTCGCCCTTTCCTCGATCGCATCGGCGAGCTGCTGGAGCGATTTCGTCCCCGTGTGGGGATGGATCTTCTGGTTTACACGCCGGAGGAGTTCGAGGAGATCCGAACCCGCCCCTTCTTTCAGGAGGAAGTGCTCGCCAGGGGGGTGGTGATCTATGAATCCCCATCTTGA
- a CDS encoding HEPN domain-containing protein, with protein sequence MNPHLERWLRFAREDLRMAELAFDDGIYNQTCFHAHQAIEKALKGLLEAQGKAPPRTHKLVDLVRQIPQGKWGDLESQLFRMDRFYIPTRYPDALPGMLPEGWPGEKDAREALELAREVLRRIMEESR encoded by the coding sequence ATGAATCCCCATCTTGAGCGCTGGCTTCGTTTCGCTCGCGAGGATCTGCGTATGGCGGAACTCGCTTTCGACGATGGAATTTATAACCAAACATGCTTCCATGCCCATCAAGCGATTGAGAAGGCCTTGAAAGGGCTCCTGGAAGCCCAGGGCAAGGCGCCGCCACGAACCCACAAGCTGGTGGATTTAGTGCGGCAGATCCCGCAGGGGAAGTGGGGCGACCTGGAGAGCCAGCTGTTCAGGATGGATCGTTTTTACATCCCGACTCGCTATCCGGACGCTCTCCCAGGGATGTTGCCGGAAGGATGGCCCGGGGAAAAGGACGCCCGGGAGGCATTAGAGCTGGCGCGGGAAGTGCTCCGTCGCATTATGGAGGAAAGCCGATGA
- the pfkA gene encoding 6-phosphofructokinase, whose translation MRCIGVMTSGGDAPGMNACIRAVVRTAAYHGVKVLGIRRGFQGLIEGEIVELRPRDVGGIIQRGGTILQTARSKEFMTEEGQRKALRRLNQYGIEGLVVIGGDGSMRGALALHQRGFAVVGVPASIDNDIWGTHMSIGVDTALNTIIDAIDRLRDTASSIGRAFLVETMGRDCGYLALIAGVIGGAEMVLIPERETSLEEVARAVMDAYERGKTHALIVIAEGAPYRTTEVAKFLESHPIGFDVRITILGHIQRGGSPTAFDRLLATRMGVKAVEALLAGERGVMTALQGREIVTIPLEEVVERRREANLNYYDMVLMLAR comes from the coding sequence ATGCGTTGCATCGGGGTGATGACGAGCGGAGGGGATGCGCCGGGCATGAACGCTTGCATCCGGGCGGTGGTGCGCACCGCGGCCTACCATGGCGTGAAGGTGCTAGGGATCCGGCGTGGCTTCCAGGGCCTGATCGAAGGGGAGATCGTGGAGCTCCGCCCACGGGATGTGGGGGGCATCATCCAGCGGGGCGGGACCATCCTGCAGACCGCCCGCTCGAAGGAGTTCATGACGGAAGAAGGACAGCGCAAGGCGCTGCGTCGCCTGAATCAATACGGAATTGAAGGCCTGGTGGTGATCGGGGGCGATGGCTCGATGCGAGGGGCCCTGGCCCTTCACCAGCGCGGCTTCGCCGTGGTAGGGGTCCCCGCCAGCATCGATAACGACATCTGGGGCACCCATATGAGCATCGGGGTCGACACTGCCCTGAACACCATCATTGACGCCATCGATCGGCTGCGGGATACGGCCTCCTCGATCGGACGGGCTTTTCTCGTGGAAACCATGGGCCGGGATTGTGGATATCTGGCCCTGATTGCGGGGGTGATCGGCGGGGCAGAGATGGTGCTGATCCCGGAACGGGAGACCAGCCTGGAGGAGGTCGCCCGGGCGGTGATGGATGCCTATGAGCGGGGGAAGACCCATGCCCTGATCGTGATCGCCGAAGGGGCGCCTTACCGGACGACGGAGGTCGCCAAGTTCCTGGAGAGCCATCCGATCGGCTTCGATGTGCGCATCACGATCCTGGGCCATATCCAGCGGGGAGGAAGCCCGACGGCCTTCGATCGCTTGCTGGCCACCCGCATGGGGGTGAAGGCCGTGGAAGCCCTGCTGGCCGGAGAGCGCGGGGTGATGACCGCCCTACAGGGGCGGGAGATCGTGACCATCCCCCTGGAGGAGGTGGTGGAGCGCCGGCGGGAGGCCAATCTCAATTATTACGATATGGTGCTGATGCTGGCCCGTTGA
- the mog gene encoding molybdopterin adenylyltransferase, which translates to METVRVGILTISDRAARGIYPDESGALLRERIAEQMGWTVAQYAVIPDDMEAIQRILRSWCDEEGLDLILTTGGTGLSPRDLTPEATRPLLEREAPGIAEALRFYSLQQTPFAMLSRGVAGVRGRTLIINLPGSPRAVREAMEILGKVLPHAIAILRGETGPAAEHSFRA; encoded by the coding sequence ATGGAGACCGTTCGGGTCGGCATCCTCACCATCAGCGATCGGGCCGCCCGGGGGATTTACCCGGATGAAAGCGGGGCGCTCCTCCGGGAGCGAATCGCGGAACAGATGGGCTGGACCGTCGCCCAATACGCGGTGATCCCCGATGACATGGAGGCGATCCAGCGGATCCTGCGGTCGTGGTGTGATGAGGAGGGTCTGGATCTGATCCTGACGACGGGAGGCACCGGGCTGAGCCCTCGGGATCTCACGCCGGAGGCGACGCGGCCCCTTCTGGAGCGAGAGGCTCCCGGGATCGCCGAGGCGCTGCGCTTCTACAGCCTCCAGCAGACCCCTTTCGCCATGCTCTCCCGGGGCGTTGCGGGAGTTCGTGGGCGGACCCTGATCATCAATCTGCCGGGCAGCCCCCGCGCGGTGCGGGAGGCGATGGAGATCCTGGGGAAGGTGCTGCCCCATGCCATCGCCATCCTGCGGGGGGAGACAGGCCCGGCGGCAGAACATTCCTTTCGCGCCTGA
- a CDS encoding DHH family phosphoesterase: MSREQAQRILKEAQRVAVATHVSPDADAISSAIGLVQILRRLGKTAEAFCDDDLPARLKALPHAEEIARVAHGAFDLLVSLDASDPGRLGKAFAELQGIPLLNIDHHITNTHFGTINWVDPSAVATSEMVLWLAEDLGVTMDAELASILLAGIVGDTMGLRTANVNARVMHEVTRLMEAGASLPALVDALFNRRPLAALRLFGQALAEVRMEDGVIWTVITREMRAASGLNHANDLSLSSFLIGAEEARIAAVFTERDDGKVEVSMRARPGYDVARVALAFGGGGHPPAAGCLLPGPLEEAIPPILKALKAAARDR; the protein is encoded by the coding sequence ATGAGTCGTGAGCAGGCTCAGCGTATCCTGAAAGAAGCGCAGCGGGTGGCGGTGGCGACCCATGTTTCGCCCGACGCCGACGCCATCAGCAGCGCGATCGGCCTGGTGCAGATCCTCCGGCGTTTGGGGAAAACGGCGGAGGCCTTTTGCGATGATGATCTTCCTGCTCGTCTGAAAGCGCTCCCCCACGCAGAGGAAATCGCCCGGGTCGCCCATGGCGCCTTCGATCTCCTGGTCAGCCTGGATGCGAGCGACCCAGGGCGTCTCGGCAAAGCCTTCGCCGAGCTTCAGGGTATCCCCCTGCTGAACATCGATCACCACATCACCAACACCCATTTCGGAACCATCAACTGGGTCGATCCCTCCGCGGTGGCGACATCGGAAATGGTGCTCTGGCTCGCCGAGGACCTGGGGGTCACGATGGACGCGGAGCTGGCCTCCATCCTGCTGGCAGGGATCGTGGGGGATACCATGGGCCTGCGCACGGCCAACGTCAACGCCCGGGTTATGCATGAAGTGACCCGCTTGATGGAAGCAGGGGCCTCCCTTCCCGCCCTGGTGGATGCCCTTTTCAACCGCCGCCCCCTGGCCGCCCTCCGCCTCTTCGGGCAGGCGCTGGCAGAGGTTCGGATGGAAGACGGAGTGATCTGGACGGTGATCACCCGGGAGATGCGGGCGGCCTCCGGGCTGAACCACGCGAACGATCTCAGCCTCTCCAGTTTTCTCATCGGAGCGGAGGAGGCGCGGATCGCCGCGGTGTTCACCGAACGGGACGATGGGAAAGTGGAGGTCAGCATGCGGGCCCGGCCCGGCTACGATGTGGCCCGGGTAGCCCTGGCCTTCGGCGGAGGGGGGCATCCCCCCGCGGCCGGTTGCCTGCTCCCTGGACCTCTGGAGGAAGCGATTCCCCCGATCTTGAAGGCGCTGAAGGCAGCCGCACGGGATCGTTAG